CGGCTCTGTCGTCATGGCCGACGGAGGCATGACCGTCACTGCAGGCTGAGTGAGGGTATGCCGTAATTGGCGAGCTGATGACTTCCTCCGAAGCACCTGCTCGTCATCCCTGTGGTATAAAGCTACGGTTATAAGGATGCACATCGCATCAACACCTAACCGGTCAGTGAGACACACTGCAAACCTGTGCGGTTGCGGCAGCCATGTGGGTGGCGGCGTTTTCCAACGGCGAAGCCGGCATGCATAATAAGAGCCCGCGTTGCGGGTTCTTATACGTCTGATTTAAGTGTATTTCGCTATCCTACGCACTGTTACGCCAGCGCTATGGCGTCAGCGCCAACCGGGAAGCGCAGCTGGTCTGATGTGTCGTTGGCTGCTTGCCAGATACCTTCGGCCACGTCAGCTGGCTTGGTCACCTCTGATACTTTGTCGAAGCCGGAGAAAACGCGGTGAGCGAATGATTCGTAAGCCGCAGGGATCAATCCTTGCATACGCTGCTGGCCGTTGGCTGCAAAGCTGGTCGAAGGGCCGTACCCGGGAACCACCAGCTTGGCTCGCACGCCGAAGGCGTTGAGTTCGTGTTCCAGGGAGGCAGTGAACCCTTCGATGGCCGTCTTGCATAGCCATCCGCGCTTTCTCGGCGCGGCCCATCGGGCTTCGATATTCCGGCATTATTGACGAGAGCGTCAAGATGAGAGCATTCCACATGAACCGCATCAGCGA
This Vreelandella neptunia DNA region includes the following protein-coding sequences:
- a CDS encoding SDR family NAD(P)-dependent oxidoreductase — translated: MSAHKTILVTGSTDGLGRRVVEELARPGMHILVHGRDTGRGAAVVHAVEQAGGNARFFEADFASLGDVHRLADAVHVECSHLDALVNNAGISKPDGPRRESADGYARRPSKGSLPPWNTNSTPSACEPSWWFPGTALRPALQPTASSVCKD